DNA sequence from the Oncorhynchus clarkii lewisi isolate Uvic-CL-2024 chromosome 24, UVic_Ocla_1.0, whole genome shotgun sequence genome:
GTCAACAGCAGATGATGCGCTGTCTGCCATCGACTTTTCATTCCCACTCGCCATCACTCGCCGCTGTCATCAAATGGACTCATGCTAGCTACAAGTTCTGACTTACTGAGCTCAATTGTCATGAAACGCATATACAGCGATTCATTTCTTTCTCTTTCATACAAACGTATAACGAAGAGCgcccacaatgtgttttgtgtgtggaaGGGCTTAGTAATGAGTCTCTTCACGAACAAATTAATAAAATGACACGTCTTGACCATACATTCACAGCATGATGGTAAACTGGGAGTTATTTCAAAACGGCATAACGTAAATTCACGTaagccttggtccgtacaattgcccttattttagcgccccaaaaacgtaatacttccagatcaactgtaatgtcaataccattgtaaagcacaatttctcccctttccaacagaatcaattacatgacctaaacgctgcccgtttctgcataattcaagcaggcaataagcccgtcgggtctttttaaaaatggcaggtggggaagcgaaactaatgtgtgatagtgagaaagagagatgatgtgtgggaaaattgctttttttccactgatctgtccaacttatcaccatATTGCCTCTGAAATGTAAAtataacactataaagagtttatataatgtgtcattacatacctatttgaatgTTTGTGTCAAATTTGAAacaggtttttagggcggtgctaaagtgatcttcgaaagtaaacagcggctttgagaatgatgatcgcatgcaatgatgacgaaaaaaatgactaggtatccccccttacccccttcactgtccatttcttgtttttaaaggatgatataagtgctacacctggtggagagaggctgtAAGACAGAATTAGTTGccttatgcgtgctgtacgttacgacatgagaCATCAAGATGTAACAAAgggtcagttttttcaacttttctccaatactatagagccattaccatttcgatcaacgcttgaatggaaacctagttcacacccccgattttgacgtcaacacagtcgctacagtcccattagttttctttgtagcctcatttgaatgttgcggttgcgcacatttgaaactgaatggggtgagtttacattaatgcttcaggaaacagtgcttcgaCAGTGGAAAAGTAAGTTAGCTAGTAAGCTATTGCtgtcattttataacaggtggtgaatgataagcagaaataagggagtactaactaactctcatagtagtagatgtgagtttctctttcaaacaatccgCTGGCCTTGTACACAGCTAATAATAGCCAACATTCGCCAAAGCAAGCTAGCTACTGATAGTGTAACCCTAGTAACGGTACAGATGAAGATGAAAGATGATAAGGCCAGTACATCTTACTGTATAAATTATTGTTGAAAACTactctaggttggaactgttgctgttaaaatacaataataatTGTTATTCTTAACTGGAATTAACTGATTGAAGCAAAATGCTTTTGAGGCaaacacagttctgggttgctcatctacagcaggaagcggtctcctgactgactgagaaagcagtatatGTATATGTTCTGGGCCAGTTTGTCACcacatatagttgaagtcggaagtttacatacacttaggttggagtcattaaaactcgttttagttaaagcttgatcgcaaatgggtcttccaaatggacaatgaccccaagcatacatccaaagtcaTGGaaaagtggcttaaggacaacagagtcTAGGTATTTGTATGGGCCATctcaaagtcctgacctcaatcccacagAAGATGTGTAGgcggaactgaaaaagcatgtgtgagcaaggaggcctacaaacctgactcagttacaccagctctgtcaggaggaatgggccaaacttcacccaacttattgtgggaagcttgtggaaggcgacCCAAAAcctttgacccaaattaaacaatttaaaggaaatgctaccaaatactaattgagtgtatgtaaacttctgggaatgtgatgaaataaataaaagctgaaataaatcattctctatcctattattctgacatttcacattcttaaaataaagtggtgatcctaactgaccaaagacagggaattgttactaggattaaatgtcaggaattgtgaaaaactgagtttaaatgtatttggttaagatgtaaacatccgacttcaactgtacatatgcgAGTCATGGCTCTCAACTCTaacatactttaaaaaaaaaacaagtacaCAAACAGTTTCAAGGCTGAGCATAACCTCAGTGttgtactgttacttagggttgcactatcaaaaactgagcctgtgtgtgtgttctgtttttcatctgtgtgatgtgatcaatccgTTTATTCCAGTACAGATTGAAaatgatttattgtattttaacagcaacagttccaacctagaccgATATGTAAGAGTGTTTTTAATGGAGGAAAATAAACATTTATAGATATTCATATGGATATTTAATTTCATTGTTGTTAGTTTTTGActatattgcatttgttttaggcatACGGGCAATGAAATGTACCAATATTTATGTATAGTTGCATATTTTCTTAAACTTGGGTCTCAGGAAAACATTGAATTTCTCACTTGGGTCCCAGGCTGAAGTTTAAGAACCCCTGCTTTAGTTCATACAAAACAGCTCTAGAGGGCAGCATAGATCCATTAAGTATTTTATCTTTATGAATGGGACTATAATTCAAAACAGTTAGGCAAAGTATTCCTTCCTTAACAAATTGTCTTTATTTGTTTAACAGATTATAAAGTTGCATTCAACAAACAAATGGCGTTTACAAAGCTTTAATAAGGTAcataaaataaacaattaaaatcaGATATGTAATCTTCGAGTCACTCAATTACTTTATAATTTATTTTTTCTTAAGCTACATTAGACTTTTTACAGTAAGTAACCATAAGGCATGTTCTGTAAATGTTCACAGCATACCATTACATTTCAACATCTGTTTGGTTGTAttctgcaatgtttttattttttttactatttggaAAAAGCCCATATAGCtcttcaaataaaaaaataaaaaggtatttatttaacctttatttaactaggcgagtcagttaagaacaaattcttatttacatagacggcctaccctggccaaaccctaacccggacgaagctgggccaaatgtgcgccaccctatgggactcccaatcacgtccggttgtgatacagcctggaatcgaaccagggtctgtagtgacacctctagcactgagatgcagttccttagaccgctgtgccactcatgagccccccccccccccccccccccaaaaaaaaacaggcACTGACCATTTATTGTACACAGTTGTTCTACATATATTTCTGTCCACATCATTCAGTCCAGCCAGCCCAGAGTCACATCTATACAGTGTTTGGGAGTAGTGAACTAACTATACTGAATAAAAGTATAAATGCAagatgtaacaatttcaaagattttactgagttacagttcatataaagaagtcagtcaaaataaataaataaattacagatacctttaaaattaaaaaggcactcgcacatttGAGTTatctttgttgcaggtgcatgATAACAATTGAATAACATgagagaaaaaagaagaaacctgcacactgctcttgcttgtatcactgctctttattaaGCCTTAAGTATCAGCTTCatcagagcttttgtgagtgtttttaatTTGCACTCTTATGTAGACATTGCTCCACCCACATCCGTTCAATGCATACCTTTAAAAAAGGCACGTCAATGGTACTctggatctcatcacagtatttctgtgcattcaaattgcaattgataaaatgtaattgtgttcgttgtctgtagcttatgcctgcccataccttaACCCCACCGGCAccttggggcactctgttcaccacattgacatggccttttattgtccccagcacaagggtaatgatcaagctgtttaatcagcttcttgataggccacacctgtcagctggatggattatcttagcaaaggagaaatgcttgttaacagggatgtaaacaaatttgtgcacaaaatgagagaaataagctttttgtttgtatggaacatttctgggaacttttatttcagctcatgaaacatgggagcaACACATGTTGCGCTtacatttttgtttagtgtacatgtagttcaacttgtaatttaactacattttgcagcAACTTGGTGGCAGTCAAATCTatgtagtgttttcagtagtttataacttttttgccatgtagcggtgcagctacagttgaagtcggaagtttacatacacttaggttggagtcattaaaacttgtttttcaaccactccacaaatgtcttgttaataacaaactatagttttggcaagtcggttaagacatctcctttgtgcatgacaagtcatttttcatcaattgtttacagacagattatttcacttataattcactgtatcacaattccagtgggtcagaagtttacatacactaagttgactgtgcctttaaacagcttggaaaattccagaaaattatgtcatggctttagaagcttctgattggctaattgacaatttgggtcaattggatgtgtacctgtggatgtatttcaaggtctaccttcaaactaagtgcctctttgcttgacatcataggaaaatcaaaagaaatcagcaaagaccttagaaaaaaaaattgtagacctccataattcttgttcatccttgtgagcaatttccaaacacctgaaggtaccacgttcatctgtacaaagaatagtacgcaagtataaacaccatgggaccacgcagccttcataccgctcaggaaggaaacgcgttctgtctcctagagatgaacgtactttggtgcgaaaagtggaaatcaatcaaagaacaacagcaaaggaccttgtgaagatgctggaggaaacaggtacaaaagtatctatatccacagtaaaacgagtcctatatcgacataacctgaaaggctgctcagccaggaagaagccactgctccaaaaccgccatacaaaaaccagactacggtttgcaactgcacacagggacaaagatcgtactttttggagaaatgtcctctggtctgatgaaacaaaaatagaactgtttggccataatgaccatcgttatgtttggaggaaaaagggggaggcttacaagccgaagaacacggggtggcagcatcatgttgtgggggtgctttgctgcaggggggactggtgcacttcacaaaatagatggcatcatgagaaagggaaattatgtgaatatattgaagcaacatcaagacatcagtcagaaagttaaagcttggtcgcaaatgggtcttccaaatggacaatgacaccaagcatacttccaaagttgtgggaaaatgccttaaggacaacaagtcaagtcaaggttttggagtggccatctcaaagccctgacctcaatcctatagacaatttgtgggcagaactgaaaaagcgtgtgcgagcaaggaggcctacaaacctgactcagttacaccagctctgtcaggagtaattggtcaatattcacccaacttattgtgggaagcttgtggaaagctacccaaaacgtttgaccctatttaaacaatttaaaggcaatgctaccaaatactaattgagtgtatgtaaacttctgacccactggggatgtgatgaaagaaataaaagctgaaataaatcattctctctactattattctgacatttcacattcttaaaataaagtggtgatcctaactgacctaagacagggaagttttactacgattaaatgtcagaaatggtgaaaaaccgagtttaaatgtatttggctaaggtgtaaacttccgacttctacTGGAACTATACACTACTTTTATTTGCAAAAATATAAGATTGCCTACTTCACCAatcatttcctttctttttcagcATCAGACCTGCCTCATTCACACTTGAAACATTGTTGCGTTTAATATGTTAAATTACTCTTTGTTACCATATGACCCCAAAGTGATaatctgttcttgcaatttgtagagTCTATGGCATTTCAAATGTACATAACTTCATCTAAACTACTTCATGAAAAATGTacttaagggtagctttagtcTACCTTAACTTCTTCTAATGTGAAGTAATTGGTATCTTCTCCAACACTGCATCTATAAGCATACTGTAAGGGCTATCTAGGGAAGGTTGTTGAGAAGGAACTGTGGTATAGGCACTACTATAACTTACCAAAACCCATTGCTAACCCATCCTCTGGACCTGTCTGTTTTGGTTTGGTTCACTTTGATAAATATTTAAAAGATAAATATAAGTGATTCTTGTAACCTCAAGAAAATGTAGACCTGGTCGTACATTCAGCTACTTTCAATGGGATACATGCATTTCACTATGTTAGATTTATGGAATTAATGGTCGCTGTTGTAAGAATGCTGGTCACCCACATATTGGTGTTGACCTGTTGAGACCAAGCAGGGAAGAATGAAAGTTTGTTACAATGTCAAGAATATTGACTGTACTATAGTTATgaatagtatatactgtatatataactaAATCCTATTAGTGGAAATTTCAATAAAACTATGTTGCTAAGCTACAGCTGACAGAGTTTGTGGGGTGGGATGTACAACACCAAGGTGATGCCTGATATATCTTTGGCAGTTTgtttctctactgtatatattcacaaaATTATGTTTAAAATGTATAAGTATTTTTTCTGTTAAAGAGCATTCCACATGAATCACATACATTCTtatattttaaataaatgtattagccATGATCAGAAGCAAAAGTGGCACAGTATCCTGGAGGTAAGTTAGTAGGATTCTCCCAGCCAGTGTGAATGGACCAGTCTCTAACTCTATGCTGCCCTGTTTGGGTGTCTGTGAGAGATCTTCAGCCACAGTGGGCATAATCATCAGTAGAGAAGCATCACTATAGTGAATGTACCACTGTCCCCATCCTTTCCTGGCTGCCTCTCACTACAACACGAGCTGTTGAGAGACAGAGCTCTGTTATGGTTGTTGTTGTGAAGACACAGCTTGACAATGCAACCAGATGAGACGTCTTGATGAGGAATGATATCAGTAAGCGAACAAAACAAAAGGCAAACACAACCGTCAGTTTACAGCCATGTCGCTCTCGGTGTCATTCAGTGAGGAACTTTTTGACGTTGTTGTTATGGGTGCCATTTAGCGCCATGCTAGGCCTGCTCCGGGGGAAGAAGTCGGCACGGAGAAGACGATAAAAGTAGATCAGGATCATGGTGTTCATGAGGGTCATGGTAATGAGGAAGTAGCCTCCTTTGTCCATCCAGGAGTAGTTCTGGACGATGTAATACGTGAGGTAGAACTGTGCGCTGAGGCGGAAGACAACATATGTGAAGACGTTGAGGAACTTGTTGATTTGGTACAGAGGGGACGACTGCTGCGATGCTAGCTTCAGCATTAGCCTCAAATGCAGGGTGACACTGTTAACCTCCACAAAGAGAGCCACCACAGCACCGGCCACGTAGAGGTGCGAGTACAGAGAATACAGGAAGCACCAGAGCACCTGAGgaagggaaggacagagagaaagggggtaaaAATATATACCAATGGCACTCTGCCACCTTACAGCAGTAAGGCTATTGGGATACCGTAATCTTTGCAATAGTAAAACTGGGGGGAAAACTATTTATATTGAATTTATTGAATATATTGTATGATTAATGGATCGCCAGAAAACACTATCAACCAACTAGTGGTCTTTAGGTGTTCCAGTATGTGCCATGTTAGAGAAGTTGGGACATACATGCCCACTGACTGATCAGAGACACAGGGAAGCGCAGCTCAGTGTGTGCCTCTGATCAGTGGCAAGATGCACTGTGTTGAACACAACACAGATCCCCCCCACACAATGGTGGGTGTTGTTCCCCTGCAGGGGACAGGCACACAGGAGCATTCATTTAGAATAGGCCCTCGCTGT
Encoded proteins:
- the LOC139382833 gene encoding TLC domain-containing protein 1-like, whose protein sequence is MEALLPVLQRHPGLSVLVCALMFRVAHRLLQNLPVPKVVAVDDFRSWKWRNLSVSMVHSLLTGTWAVTCVFIWPEMATNIHSFYTAPAYILICISSGYFVQDAGDIILTGHARGSWEFLIHHVLVLWCFLYSLYSHLYVAGAVVALFVEVNSVTLHLRLMLKLASQQSSPLYQINKFLNVFTYVVFRLSAQFYLTYYIVQNYSWMDKGGYFLITMTLMNTMILIYFYRLLRADFFPRSRPSMALNGTHNNNVKKFLTE